The sequence CCCGGATTGTATTTAAGCAATCTGTGTATCGTCTGCGCGCTTTCGCCGGTTGCTTCCTCAAGTCTTTTGGCAGCTCTGCCCGTTGGTGCTGCAAGTTTAACTGAAATTCCCAAACGCTTGGCCATAAAAATTATCGCCTTAAGAATGGTGGTCTTACCCGTCCCCGGTCCACCAGTTATGACAAGCACTTTTTTCAGAAAAGCATCCACGCATGCACGGCGTTGCTCATCAGTATAATCAATGCCCAATTCCCGTTGCGCTTCGTTTACAAGTGACTCCGCCATCGTAATGTGAACCCTACCCTCACCAGACATTAAAGAAGCGATAATGTCCGCTGAGGATGTTTCGGCAACATGAAGCCACGGAAGATAGATACGGTCATCATCCGCAATGACTTTTTCCTTGATAACAAGATTGGTTAGCATAGACTCAACTTTTTCTTCATCAACTTCAAGCATCGCTGCAGCACCTTTTACGAGTTCGTATTTTGGCAGAAAACAGTGTCCATCGTCGGCTGAATTTTGCAGTGCATAGAGAATGCCAGCCTCGACTCTCCTTGGGTCATCAGCCGCTATACCTTGCGCACGAGCAATCCTATCTGCAGTAGCGAACCCAATCCCCCAAACCTCTTCGGCAAGTAAATACGGATTATTCTTGACGATTTCAAACGCTTTGTCACCATATTTCCGCCATATTTTTTTCACAGTGCCAATGCCGAAACCATAATCGAAAAGCAATGCTGCAAGTCTCTGGAGAGCAGCCTGCTCACTGAACGCTCGCCTTACAGCCTCTGCAATCATTTTTGCGCGTTTCTTGCCTATTCCCTCAACCTCAGTTAGACGCTCAGGATTGTTAAGAATTATGTCGATACACTTACTGCCAAACTTTTTGGTTATTCGCGCAGCGTATATAGGTCCTATTCCCTTTATCAGATCGGATGATAAATACCTTATCATTGCATCATCACTTTTGGGCGCGGAAACCTCGAACTTCTCGATAACAAACTGTCTGCCATATTGCTTGTGCTCAACCCACTTTCCGAGAACCGTCAGGTGCTGCCCAACCTTGGGATTTGGTATCTCACCAACTACTATTATAGGCATTATTTCTCCATCGGGGATGAGACTTATAACGGCAAAAAGCGTTTCTGGATTATGAAAAACAATTTTCTCTATAGTCCCCGATATTTGGCGGAACTTCTCATCCATTTTCTTTTCGCAATCTGTCAAGTTCTCTAAGGAGGAATTGGAAGTCATCCCATGTAGGTTTTTTAAGTCGCTCGTTCCTCAGAAGTGCCGCTGGATGGTAGGTCACCACTACGGGTATTCCACGGAAAGAGAACAATTTCCCTCTGAGTTCGGTCATCGGTCTTTTCGTGTGAAGAAGAGCCCTCGCTGATATTCGCCCAAGGCAACATATTATTCGCGGTTTAATGATCTCTATTTGCCTGAAAAGAAATGGTAGACAAGCCATCTCTTCCTGCGGTGTCGGGTCTCTATTCTCCGGCGGACGACACTTCAAAACATTTGCTATGTAAACTTCACTTCGTTTGAGTCCGACCACTTCAAGTATTTTGTCAAGCAATTTACCAGCTCTGCCCACAAAGGGGATTCCCTGCCTGTCCTCCTCTGCGCCTGGTGCCTCTCCTATGAAAAGGATCTCCGCATCAGGCGAACCATCGCCAAAAACGAGCTTTCGCCTCACCTTGTAAAGCCCGCACTTTCTGCACTTTTTAGCCTCCTCCTCAAGCTCCCTAAGTAAAAAGGCTTTATCCTCAGCAGTCAACTTTTCCTCTTCGGCAACAACATCTCCTCTTTCACCAGATTTAGCACCAGGCATTAGCAGTTCATTTTCGCCCATATCGGCGAGAAATCGAAAATACTCAACAGGATTTTTGCGCTTATTAATCATCTATCTTAAAATCTATTCCCATTTGCCGACAGTCAACCATTTGTTCGAGCTAAAGTACGGCAGGATAAGCACGCCCTTTGCGAACATTCCGGCGAAGACGCCAAGAAAAACCCCCGCTGCACCGAAAAACTTTGAAGAAAAATAAGCTACCGGGATTTGAATCAAAAACAACGCTAAAAGTTGAGCTAAAAATGGCGGTGTTGTGTGCCCTGAGCCGTTTATGCCTCTCATAACAATAGCACCCACGGCAAAAACAGGATACGAAAGCGGGACTATCGATAGATATGCGATAGCAAGCCTAATCGTCTCAGTGTCCTTGGAAAAAAGGGAAGCTATTTGCGGAGCAAGAACTATGTATATGAAGGCAGTAGGAATAGCAAAAAGTTCGTAAAGTTTTACTCCTATCAGGACTCCTTTTTTGGCTCTGTCAGGTTTCCCAGCGCCAAGATTTTGGCCGACAAGCGTGCCCGCAGCGTTGCCTATAGCAAATCCTGGAAGCGAAGCTATCATGTTGAGCCTCACGCCTATGCTGTAAGCAGCAGTCGCAAAAACCCCGAACGAGGCTATTATCCGCATCATGACGAATGCCGTAAGATTATTTATCATAGGTTGAGCTCCGCCAGGCACGCCAATTGAAAGGTATCGAACAAGAATATCTTTCGTTGTCCCGAATTTTTTGAAGTCGAGTCTAAAGGTTCTCACTCCTTTCGCAAGCAACAACAACGCAATTATGAACCCTACGAATCTTGCGATTACTGTAGCCAGTGCAGCCCCAACGACGCCAAGCCTTGGAAACGGTCCCAATCCGAAAATAAGGAGCGGGTCGAGTATTATGTTTAGAATTACCGCCCCGAAAACGATAAACATGGGTGTTTTGGCATCGCCTGCCCCTTGGAATATCGCTCTTGTAACGAAAAGCATGACCATCGAAAATGCTCCCATAAGAGCTACTACGAGATACCTTGTGGAAAGAACGAGAAGATTACCCTTAGCACCGAGCAACATAAGAACATACTTGCCTAAGGATAATCCGAACAGCGCTATCACAGCCGACACTATCAGTCCATAAATTATTGCACCAAAAGCTGCTTTGTGAGCCATTTCGTAGTCATTGGCGCCGATATAACGAGCTACTATA is a genomic window of bacterium containing:
- a CDS encoding ATP-dependent RecD-like DNA helicase; amino-acid sequence: MDEKFRQISGTIEKIVFHNPETLFAVISLIPDGEIMPIIVVGEIPNPKVGQHLTVLGKWVEHKQYGRQFVIEKFEVSAPKSDDAMIRYLSSDLIKGIGPIYAARITKKFGSKCIDIILNNPERLTEVEGIGKKRAKMIAEAVRRAFSEQAALQRLAALLFDYGFGIGTVKKIWRKYGDKAFEIVKNNPYLLAEEVWGIGFATADRIARAQGIAADDPRRVEAGILYALQNSADDGHCFLPKYELVKGAAAMLEVDEEKVESMLTNLVIKEKVIADDDRIYLPWLHVAETSSADIIASLMSGEGRVHITMAESLVNEAQRELGIDYTDEQRRACVDAFLKKVLVITGGPGTGKTTILKAIIFMAKRLGISVKLAAPTGRAAKRLEEATGESAQTIHRLLKYNPGLEKFEYNRSNPLPVDMLILDEVSMVDVVLFWRVLQAMPMGGNLVLVGDADQLPSVGPGMVLRDLIASKVVPVVRLTKIMRQSEEGLIVLNAHRVLKGFMPIVRNKPDDDFFMEVKTEPEDAQRSVVDFVTKRIPKRFGFDPVREIQVITPMHKGRCGARELNEILRDRLNPNARSSNLPFAVGDKVMQITNNYELGVFNGELGIVKATNGEDEIIVSFDFGDVVYDSSYFNQLQLAYAITVHKSQGSEYEAVVLPLLTEHYVMLARNLLYTAITRARKLLVVVGTYKALAIAVRNDRPVKRYTALAERIAKVLAGREH
- a CDS encoding MATE family efflux transporter, which gives rise to MRTDREIIVESDPRSALLHLALPMMAGNIAQNLFTLIDMYFVGRLGSLQVAAVGMAGVVTSAMMTLIIGLSAATRAIVARYIGANDYEMAHKAAFGAIIYGLIVSAVIALFGLSLGKYVLMLLGAKGNLLVLSTRYLVVALMGAFSMVMLFVTRAIFQGAGDAKTPMFIVFGAVILNIILDPLLIFGLGPFPRLGVVGAALATVIARFVGFIIALLLLAKGVRTFRLDFKKFGTTKDILVRYLSIGVPGGAQPMINNLTAFVMMRIIASFGVFATAAYSIGVRLNMIASLPGFAIGNAAGTLVGQNLGAGKPDRAKKGVLIGVKLYELFAIPTAFIYIVLAPQIASLFSKDTETIRLAIAYLSIVPLSYPVFAVGAIVMRGINGSGHTTPPFLAQLLALFLIQIPVAYFSSKFFGAAGVFLGVFAGMFAKGVLILPYFSSNKWLTVGKWE
- a CDS encoding uracil-DNA glycosylase; this translates as MINKRKNPVEYFRFLADMGENELLMPGAKSGERGDVVAEEEKLTAEDKAFLLRELEEEAKKCRKCGLYKVRRKLVFGDGSPDAEILFIGEAPGAEEDRQGIPFVGRAGKLLDKILEVVGLKRSEVYIANVLKCRPPENRDPTPQEEMACLPFLFRQIEIIKPRIICCLGRISARALLHTKRPMTELRGKLFSFRGIPVVVTYHPAALLRNERLKKPTWDDFQFLLRELDRLRKENG